A stretch of DNA from Kiloniellales bacterium:
CCTCGGACAGGCCGCCGTCCCGACCAGGCGGCTCAGAACTCGAGAAGAAAAGCTTGCTTGCGTCTTGCCCATTTGCTCGACCCTCCAATACAGGAGCGTTGAGCGGTGCTTGGGCAAGGGATGCCTTGGACCGGTCGGGAGACCGCTTCACCCCGACAATGAGATACTAGCCCGGAAGGCGCCAAAGCTTCAATCCCGCCACGGGACGCACAGCTTTCGCTATCGATCAAAATCGTTAGACTGCCGGCTCTTTCAACTCCTTCGGCGCAGACTCGGCGAAGCAAGCTCCATGACCGTCCTCGTCACCGGCGTCGCCGGCTTCATCGGTTCCCACGTGGCCGGGGCCCTGCTCGACCGGGGCGAGCAGGTCATCGGGATCGACAATCTCAACGATTACTACGACCCGGCCCTCAAGGAGGCCCGCCTCGCCCAGTTTCGGGGCCGCAACGCCTTCGCCTTCCACCGCCTGGACGTCAGTGACCTGGCGGCGATCCTGGGGATGGTCGAGGCCCATCCGGAGATCACCCGGGTGGTCCATCTGGCCGCCCAGGCCGGGGTGCGCTATTCGCTGGAGAACCCCTTGGCCTACATCGAGGCCAATGTCAGGGGCCAGCAGGTGATGATCGAGGCCTGCCGACGCCTGCCGCGCTGCGAGCACTTCGTCTACGCCTCCTCCTCCTCGGTCTACGGCGCCAACCGTAAGCTGCCCTTCTCGGTCGAGGACCCGGTCGACCGGCCAGTCTCGCTCTACGCCGCGACCAAGCGCGCCGGCGAGCTCATGGCCTACACCGCGGCGCACCTCCACCGCCTGCCCTCGACCGGCCTTCGGTACTTCACGGTCTACGGTCCCTGGGGTCGGCCCGACATGTCGGCCTACATCTTCACCGACGCGATCTTCAAGGGCCGGCCGATCACGATCTTCAACCAGGGCGAGATGCGCCGCGACTTCACCTATATCGACGACATCGTCGCCGGCACAGTGAACGCCCTCGACCGGCCGCCGGCCGATGGCGGCGCGGTCCCGCCGCAGCGAGTCTACAACCTCGGCAACCACCGCTCCGAGGACCTGATGCGCTTCATCGGGGTGCTGGAAGCGGCTTGCGGCAAGGAGGCGATCAAGGAATTCGGGCCCATGCAGCCCGGCGACGTCAAGGAGACCTATGCCGACATCGAGGCCTCCCGGCGCGACCTGGGCTTCGAGCCGCGCACCCCAATCGACGAAGGCCTGCCCCGCTTCGTCGAATGGTACCGGGATTATCACAAGGTCTAGGCTTCGCAAGGCAGGTTCGCTCTCCCGATCGTGAAGCGCCCGGCGGACGCGAGGCTGCTAGGCTCCCCGCCATGCGATATCGAAGCCTAGCCCGCCTTGCCGCCGCCGGACTGCTGCTCGCGACGGCGACCGCACTGGCCCAGCACGGCCAGGGCGAGGCCCTGCCCCAGGGCAATTCCGGCTGCCCGGAGAGCCGGGCCTTTCTCGAGCCGGAGCTGACGACCCGGCCCGAGGACGGTGCGTTCTACGACACCCAGCGCCAGGCGATCGGCATGCCGATCCGCGACGTGATCCGTGCCATGGGCGGGATCGAAGCGGCCTATGTCGTCGCCGAGCGGACCCGGGCGAGCGCGAGGGCGAAGCTGGCCGAAGGTGCCCAGGGGGCGGAGCGCCGCTTCCACCAGGACACGATCCTGCGCGCCGACGCGCTGATCGCCATCCTCGATTGCCTGCAGAGCGGCGAGGGGGCTTAGGTCAGCTCCAAGCTTTGAAAGGAAAGAGCGGAGTCACGATCCGCTCTGGGCCGTCTCGCTCTGGGCCGTCTCGCTCTGGGCCGTCTCGCTCTGGGCCGTGTCGCTCTGGGCAGTCTCGCTTTGGCGGCGCTCGTAGAGGCCGTCGAGGA
This window harbors:
- a CDS encoding NAD-dependent epimerase/dehydratase family protein translates to MTVLVTGVAGFIGSHVAGALLDRGEQVIGIDNLNDYYDPALKEARLAQFRGRNAFAFHRLDVSDLAAILGMVEAHPEITRVVHLAAQAGVRYSLENPLAYIEANVRGQQVMIEACRRLPRCEHFVYASSSSVYGANRKLPFSVEDPVDRPVSLYAATKRAGELMAYTAAHLHRLPSTGLRYFTVYGPWGRPDMSAYIFTDAIFKGRPITIFNQGEMRRDFTYIDDIVAGTVNALDRPPADGGAVPPQRVYNLGNHRSEDLMRFIGVLEAACGKEAIKEFGPMQPGDVKETYADIEASRRDLGFEPRTPIDEGLPRFVEWYRDYHKV